Part of the Bacteriovorax sp. BAL6_X genome, TGCTCTTGGAAAAGATGAGTGTTGGTATATTCTAGATGCTGAAAATAATGCAGGAATTTATCTCGGCCTAAAAGATGAAGTCACTAAAGAAAGATTACAAGAGGCCATCGAAAGTGGTGAGAATGTAAATGAGCTTCTAAATTTCATTAATGTTCAAAAGGGCGATTTTTTCAATATTCCGGCCGGTTCAATTCATGCTATCGGTGAGGGAGTTACACTTGTAGAGGTTCAGCAAAGCTCTGGTGTGACATATCGTGTTTGGGATTGGAATCGCATGGGTCTAGATGGAAAGCCTCGTGAGCTTCATGTAAAGAAGGCCATGGATGTTATTAATTTTAAACCAAGCGCTAACAAGTTAGAATATTTTCAATATAAGAACCTAGATAGCAGCGGCTTACTAACAAGTAATAACTATTTCAATGCAAGAATAAAAGTACTCAAAGCAGGAGACGAAAGTGTTTTGTCTTTAAATGGAATAAGCTCGATTGTTATGTTGGAAGGAACTTGTGAAATTGATGATACTGAGATTAATGAGTATGAGTCGGCAGTGGTTAAGGATATTGAGTCCGCTATCTTGAAGGCAATAACGGACTCGAAGGTTTTAGTTGTTAAACAAATTTAGATAATATTACAACTTAGTGGGTATGTTACTTCGTGCCCATTCTTAGTTCGAATAGAGATATAAGTATTCATCTCATTTGAATTCGTCACATCATCAAAGTGAATTTGATATTTTTGGCCGGCAAGTTGGTAGTGCTTTGTTACTGAGTTCCCAACTTTGTGTGTGCGTCCTATTAGGGCATGGGCCGGTGTACGACCTTCTACTTGAATCTGATTTCCTTTTAAATTGAACTCAATATTCTTGCGCATTGTAGAGCATTTAAAATTAACAGAAGCCTGAGCTGATACTGTAAATAATAGTGAAAATGCAATTAAGCTAAGTAGTTTCATATTCCCTCCAAGATTTAGACACTGTCTTAGTTGCAGGAATAATGCCAATTATTTAGATGTGATATCGGATGGTTAGGAAGGGGGAGAAGGTGTAATTATTTTGCAATTGTCTAAATTTTATTCGAAATCCTTGAGGTAGTATTCCGCAAGGTCTTCATCTGAAACCTCTTCTTTTAAATCCTTCTTTCTAAGCTCAAGAGGAATACTACTAGAATCATCATCAACTTTCTCATTGAATCCAAATGGGCAATGAAGACAGCCACTTTCACAGCAGTAACCACGACGTAAATGGAACTCTTTAGTAAAAACAGTATTACCGTCTTCATTAATGTAGAAATCTTTTTTGGAATCGTCGTAAGAATTGGTCATAGGCTTTAAATAAGTAAGGCCCCTAATTCAGGGGGCCTAAAGTGTGTGTGGTGTTTTGCAAAACGGTCATTCTTATATCGAATAAAATTTATTACATCAAGGGAATTTTCAAGTAGATCTACAATGATGCAACACGTATACAGATTGCATATTGTAAGTAGCTAAAAATTAAAATACAATAAAATCTAGACTAAATTTATTAATGGTAACAAATGGAGCTGTCCTGTGACTAAACCTTGGCTTAAGCACTACCAGAATGGTGTTTCTGAAGAAATTAATCCTGAATTATATACTTCAATTCCAGCATTATTAGATGAAAGCTTTGCAAAATTTGCTGATAGGCCATCTTTTCACTGTATGGGAAAGACTCTAACGTATAAAGAAATCGATCATCTTTCTAAGAAGTTTGCTTCTTATTTACAGAACGATCTTGGGCTTAAAAAAGGTGACCGTGTCGCAATAATGATGCCTAATATTCTTCAGTATCCGGTTGCGCTTTTCGGAATTCTTCGTGCAGGTATGGTTTGTGTTAACGTGAACCCTCTTTATACTGCGAGGGAGCTTGAGCACCAGTTAACAGATTCACAATCAAAAGTTATTATCATTTTTGAAAACTCAGCTTCTGTTCTTGCAGAGGTTGTAAAGAACACACCGATTGAGCATGTTTTAGTAACTCAAATAGGTGATATGCTAAAGTTTCCAAAGTCATTACTTGTAAATTTTGTTATTAAGCACGTTAAGAAGATGGTACCAAATTGGGATCTTCCTGGAGCAAAGTCATTCCTTGAGGCCCTTGATAAAGGGGATGAGACTAAGTTTAAGAAACCAGAAATAAATAGCTCAGATCTAGCGTTTCTTCAGTACACAGGTGGAACAACTGGTGTCTCTAAAGGCGCAGAGCTTATTCACAGAAATATTGTTGCCAACTTGCTTCAAGCTGGAGAGTGGATTTCTCCGGTTGTTAAAGAAGGTGAAGAGATTATTATCACGCCATTGCCACTTTACCATATCTTCTCTTTAACAGCGAACTGCTTCACGTTTTCTAAAATTGGAGCATTAAATGTTCTGATTACTAATCCAAGAGATATTCCTGGATTTATTAAAGAACTTAAGAAATGGGAGTTTACCGCCCTTACAGGTGTTAATACTCTCTTTAATGGACTTTTAAATAATGAAGATTTTAAAACTGTTGATTTTTCATCACTAAAGCTAACTCTTGGTGGTGGAATGGCCGTTCAACGTGCCGTAGCTGAAAGATGGAAAGAAGTAACAAAAACTCCATTAATTGAAGCTTATGGTTTAACTGAAACATCTCCTGCCGCTTGTATCAATCCATTAGATCTTAAAGACTACAATGGAAAGATCGGTCTACCTGTTTCGTCAACAGATGTATGTATCAAAGATGACGATGGTAATACGTTAAATGTAGGTGAAGTTGGTGAGATTTGTATTAAAGGTCCACAGGTAATGAAGGGGTATTGGGGACGTCCTGAAGAGACGGCCAAAGTTATGACTGATGATGGATTCTTCAAGTCAGGTGATATCGGGATTATGGATGAAGATGGTTTCTTTAAGATTGTTGACCGTAAAAAAGATATGATCCTTGTTTCAGGGTTCAATGTTTATCCAAATGAAATCGAAGAGATTATTGTAACTCACCCTAAAGTTTTTGAATGTGCTGCTGTTGGTGTACCACATGAAAAATCAGGTGAAATTGTAAAACTCTTTGTCGTTAAAAATGATCAGTCCTTAACTGAAGAAGAATTAATGGCATTCTGTAAAGAGAATTTAACTGGTTATAAGAGGCCAAAGATTATCGAATTTAGAACTGAACTTCCTAAATCAAATGTCGGGAAGATTCTAAGAAAAGATCTAAGAGGACAGTAATCCTCGCAAAATAAAAGGGAGCTATTTAGCTCCCTTTATATTTTATAATTTCAATTTTTTTAACTGACTAATAGTATCCAGATTATAAGTATTAATTCTCAACGTCGAATAAGCTGCTTCCTTCACAACTGCATCTACAAACTCTGGCTTTGTTGCCCCTGTTAAGGCATCCGTCATTTCAGTTGGATGTTTAACCTTTTTAAAAACTTTTGGGTTTAGTCCAATTAGCAGATGAAGGCGACTGATATCATCTTCAGTCATTGGCCTATGAAACTTTTTTGTTAATCCACTCTTAGATTTTAGTTTTAGAAACTCATACTTAGTATTGTAAAAGAGTGTGAAAATCACAGGTAAGCAGGCACTATTGCATCCTGTCGTCGTATTTACTTCGCGGATAAATCCCAGTTTCTTTCCATTTTTGTCATAGGCAATTTGAATGGCCGTATTAATTGGGTTGTCACTAATCGTGTCCAAAATATTAACTTTCTTAAGTTTTGTGATCTTAGGAAAAACAGATTGGTAAAAATTAATATTATTTGCAAAAGAAAAGGAGAATGATAAAAATAAAACAAAAATTATTTTAAACATAGGCATCCCCAATGAGAATTTTGTTATTAGTGCTAATTTTACTTCATTCTATGACTTTTGCTCAAAAAGTGCAACGCAACGTTAAAGCTACTCCTGCTCTTGATGATAAGCAATTCGTCATTGTGCCAGGTCCGTCATATATGCCAAGTACTAAACTTGGAGTTGATCTCATTGGAATGTATCTCTTTGATGCAAATGGAGGAAAGTATAAGAATAGTTTAAAGCCGGTACCGCCTTCAATTATTGGTGCTTTTGGAAAGATTACAACAAATGGAACGGCCATGGGGGCGATTGGAGCTAAGCTTCACTTAGGTGAAGATAAATGGCGACTTACTGCTGGTTATATTGAAGGAAATATTCTTAGTCAGATGTTTCAAGCTGACCTTGAACGCTTTCTTGATACTTCAAATAAAATTCGTGCTGTAATTGTTAATGTAAACCGAAGAGTCTGGAAGAGTTTATTTATCGGTGGAGGAATCATTTGGAATGAAGTTATTTTTAAGGCCGATATAAATCCTGCAAATTATGCAACAAATACTGGATTAAAATTTAATCTATTTTACGATACTCGAGATAATACATTTTCTCCAACAAGCGGTTTCTATTTTAATACTCGTACAAATTTTTACCGTGAGAATCTTGGTGGAGATGATAATATTACAACGCTTGAAGCGACATTTTCACGCTATATTTCCCTAGCCGGAAACTCTAATCATCTCTTTTCTTGGCTCCTCGATTCAAGTTTTAATCTTGGTGATACGAACCCAAATTATAACTATAATTATGGTTCACGTGGCCCTCGTGGATACACTGGAAAGGTTTATGAAGGTGCAAATATGATTCGTGTTGAAGGAGAGTATAAGCATTACTTTGAATCTATAATGGAAGGAAAACTTGGGGTTGCTGGTTTTGCGGGCGTTGGTTTTGCCTTTGGTGGAGAATCAAGAGTTGGAAATGAGATCCCGGCAGATATTTTTGAAGCAGATCCATTGGCCCATATTGGGACAGGGGTTCGCTACAAAGTTCTTCCTAAGCAAAACCTTAATTCCCGTATTGATATCGCTTATGGCCGAGAGAAAGAATTTACGATGTACTTTGCCTTGAATGAGGCCATTTGATCAAATCACATGAAGTAGACACTATGTTCATTTTTTAGACACCATGTAATAATATAAGTTCATGAAATCATTGATGTTCTATACCTGTTAGTTGGCACTATGATTGCATCATACAGGGTATGAAACTTCAAAAGCTAATCTCATTCATTATTATCTCTCTATGTTCATTCCAGATGGCTTTTGCTCAAACTATCGAAAATACAAGATCTGTGGCAAGCGTTTATGATCTGGCCGAAACTCTGGCCGAGCTAAAAGAAATTAAGAAGAATCTACGTGGTAGAGTTTCAAGCGATTTATCTGAAGAAGAGATGGCACAAATTGCACTGGGCCTGCAAGCTCAAAGCGCACAAGAGTCACAAGGTGAAGCGGAGTTTCAAACTGAGTTCATAACTTTTCTTGATTCGATTAAGAAGAATTCATGTGGTGTAAAGGATTATCAAGAAGAGCAAAAGCCGGTAGAAGCAAAGAAAGTTACAAGGGGAGATAACCTTTTTTCTAGTATTGCTGCAGTTATTGCTGAAGTTAAAGTTGATGAAAAACTAAATCGTAAACAAAATAGAAAAATCGACACTTTATCGGCCCAAGTTCTAAAGTATTTTTCAAGAGCTAAATCTCTAAAGTCTAAGGTTGAGAATATTATCAATAATACAAATGAAGCTTATGCAGATAAAGAAGAATTACTTCTGGCCTTCAATGATTCTATTGTTAAAGGCCTTTATGATATTAAAGTAATTCTTTCTCCATTTAGAAATATGTCTGCAATTAACATGAATGAAATTCTTCCAAAGCTTACGACGGACTTTATCGAAGAGGATACTGAATTATATAACTTTCTTATTCACGGTGAAATGAAGGATAAAATTTTCTTTACAGTGAATATTGATGGAAGTGATGTTGAGTTAAAACTTAATACATTCCTAAACTCCAAGAGAAATGTTGTTACAATTAATGAATCACCAAGTGCAAAGAACTATCTGCGTGCACTTAGAATTCTAACGATTCAAATGATGGCAACTCAAATTAAAAACTATGATCTAATGATCGAGTCTAAAGAAGATAAGATTGTAATTCCAAAAAGCTGTCGTAGTGAGTTAAATGGCTCATGGCCACACCTTTTAGAGCTTAAAGTAGATGAGTCTGTTGCAAAGACATATCTAGATAATCTTATTAAGAATTCTGGGCTTTCATATGATGAAGGAAGTCTAGAGCTTATGAGTGTTAGAGAAGCGCAGGAGCTAAACCCTCTAGCTGAGACAATGGTTTCTTCAACTTCTGTTGAGAACTTTCTAAGAGCGGCAAAGGGTAAGGAAGGAACTAATTTCTACCAAAAGTTTCTAAAGGCCGGTTTTGATGAAGTCAATGCTTATAATAAATTTGTTGATATGAAGATGGGTGAAGTTGCTCAGGCTTATAAGAAGAATATCTACTCTTATGAGAGAGGATCAAGATCAAGAAAGTCTAAAGAGGTAACAACTAAGGATATCGCTCTTATAAATGATATCATTGCCGTTGTTCCAGAATCAAAAACAATAGAAGTTGATATTTATGAAGGTGATCAGAAGTATGTTGAAAATATATATCCTTCAGCAATTAATGTTTCTCCGTACCTCGCATCTAAAATGGCCCAGGCCCGAACAGAAAATTTAGAAGATATCATTAGTGACTCAATTAAAAATGAGCTTAAGAATAATAGAGTTGTTATTGAATTTCCATCTTTATACTCTCAAGAAGCTTACCGTAACTGGGGACTTAATACTCTTTATCAAAAGGCACTAGATCTTCAAGATGAAGAAGAGTTTAAAGTAGGTTCACGTCACAATAATATGCTATTTGGTTTTTGTTATAGAAACCCAGCTCAGCTTTGTAAGGGACTATCAAGAAAATCAAATGTACTTAAAAGAGTTGTAAGTTATATCGATTCTCTAAAGATTGATGGAAAATTTATTCCTGTTGCTCGTTTGGATAAAACAAAGGTTAAGGAGAGTTATGTAACTCTTGCAAAGGTATTTGATTACCTAAGAACGGGGCCAAAAGCTTTTCCTGAGCTAGTAACAAATGAGTACGATTACTTATTAGATCAAATGCAGGCGCTAAATCCTCTTGCAAAAGTGAGACTTGGCTATCTTGTCGCTCGTGAGGAGCTTAAAAATATTCGAGATGGTCGAGTTAAGACATATAAGAAAACTTCTCGTGGAATGAGAGTTGATTATAGCTATAAGTGTTTTAATAATAATATGAATGCTTATCTTGAAAATCTTGAAGAGGCCGCAGAGATCCTTAAAGTTAACCGTAGTATCAGACCTAACTTTCTTACAAGTGAATTAAATAAAGATGAGTATAAAAGACTATGGAATACAATCTTTGATGAGTTTAATAAAGATACGACTCAAATTATGACTGCAGAGCTTAACACTGGTAAGAAAGCTTTTGAGTTAATTGATTCTCTATCGAATAAAGTAACTCTAGAACGTAATCAAATTGAAGATGCTGCAAATGAAGCAATTGAAGGTCGTCTACTTTATCAAACAGCAGAAGATATTAGCGCTCGTCTACAAGAAGAAGATGTTGAAAAAATCGCTTTTTATAAAGAGATTTTAGCAGCTAAGTCACATACTGAAAGAGCTGCAATTTTTGATTCTCGTCCAGCTAGCATTGATATCTTTGATGACTATGATTTAGTACATAACTTCCTAAAGCTAAATATGGATCTTAAGACTCCAGTATATAAAGAGATTTTAAAGAGATCAGCTCTTAAGCGTCAGCAAGATACTTATAAGAAGATGAATAAATTCTGCCAAATTGATGAAGACGATATTGATAGTCTTAAAGAGAACTTCTTTGCAACTGTTAAGATTCAAGATCAGCTAAATCAGCTTCTTGGAATTCCTGCTGTTCCAAAAGAATTAATGGATAGAATGGATGATTGGAATAGCGATGAAAAATGGGCCATGTTTAATGGTGTATTTGGCTTCCTTCTTGGTATGGGAGCTGTTCTAGCAGCTGGTTCATGTACAATAGTTACTGGTGGACTATGTGGTCTTGCTATCGCTGGGGCCGGGGCCGTCGGATTTGGTATGCAAGCAAATGCAATTCGCTTAGAAACAAAAGTAAAGTTCCGTGCTGATAGAAGTGAAGAATATGTAGGTGAAATGGCCGATCTTGGTTTCACTGATTCAAACTCAACTGAGAATGTTGCAAGAGGGTGGATGGCCGTAGCATTTGAAGTTATTGGAACAATCTCAATGATTTCAATCCTGACAAGAAGTGTTTCAGTTGGTTCAAAAATCTTCAAAGAATCACTGAAGGCCATTGTTAAGAATCGTTCCCAACTAGGAATTAAAGAAGCTTTAAAGCAGTCGGGGAAAGATGCTTCTGTTATCGTAAATGAATCAGAAGTTGAATTTGCAAAGCTAGTTCTAGGACTAAAAAAATATAGTGATGTATTCAAGAAAATGCTTTCTTCTAAGTCGATGGATGATATCGCTGAGAATTTAAGAAACCTAGATTTAGATGAAGAGTTCGTTGAGAAAACTCTTAAGAAAATGGATCGTATTGAAGCTAATTATACAGCTGGAAAGCTATCTCAGACGAGTTATAACAAAGCAATTAAGAATATTGTTGCAAGTGTTGAAGAAGCAATTACTCGCTCTCATGGTGGAATCTATCGTTATACAAGTGATGTTGCTGTTAACTTAAATTACTCTCAAGTAGATGAGGCCCTGGGAAATACTGTTTCAAAACTTTTTAATGGAAGCCCACTGGAGCTAAGACACTATATGGGTAGCTATGTGAAAAGACTTAATGCTTCTAAACTAAATAATTCTTCAAAAGCTGCACGTTCAAAACTGAGAGTGAGAAAAGCAGACCAAGGTCAATATATGACAGGAACTAATTGGATCGTTCGTGCTTGGAATGAGAATACTGCAAACCTTGCTAAGAACCGTCGTCAGTTCCTTAAAATTTATGATGAGCTACAAAGACTTCCGGAAGCAGAATTAGCTGACTATATTGCTAAGAATGCAGATATATTAACTGAGATTTTTGTGAAGATTCCTTTAAGAAAGAGAGACTTTCCATATATGCTAATTCAAGGAGCACCTCATACTGGTGGCTTTTTTGGAAGAAGACTTCCTGTCATCTCTGCTGTCGGCGAAGGCGTACTAATGAGAAAGATATTTACTGCACGCGCAAGACTTATCTCTGAAGTAGCACGTCGCTCAGCTCGTGAAACTCTTGGAATGAAGAAAGTTCTTATGGCCGAGACTGTAGGCGACCTTTACCGTGGACTTGAAGTATCTGCTCTTGAGGCGCTCCCAAAGATGACTAAGAAGGAAGTTGCTGAAGTTGAATCAATGATTGCTACTGTAAAAGAGAAGGCAATTTCAGGTATTATTAGAAATTTAGAAAGTGATCGTACTACCGTTAAGTTTATGAATAAGTACGGTGTAAGCTTTGATGGCCTTACTCCTGATCAAACATATACAGAGCTAAATAGAATTCTTTATTCTCCAAATGGGACTATTGAAAACACTCTTTCTCGCTATCTGTGGGCAAGTGCTGATGTTGAAGGACTATTTAAGGCCCCTGAATTTTCAGGTTTAGCTTATAAAGTTATGAGAGACACAATTGAAAAAGATAATATTGGAAGTTTACAACGCTACCTAAATGCTCTCAAAGTACTACAAATTAAGGACAATGGAACACTTGGTAGCGTCGAAATTTTTTAGACTATTTAGAAAAACATTTAGTATCTGGATCTCTTAAATATTCAAGCAAGGCCAGCTTCTTTTGACGAGTTGCTGGTGTTCTTGCTTCATCGGCTTCTCTTTGAAGAACATCAAAGAAAGCATCCATCGTACCTTTTTTCGTATCTTTCATTTCATCAGATGTCGCTTTTAAAAGACGAGTTAACTCAGTCATTTCTGCGTCACTAAAGCCACTTGATAGGAATGAGTAGAACTTGTGTCCATTTGTATTACTGAATAGATCAACCTTCCCACCACTAACTGAAACATCTCTGATGGCCGCGATTAAATCTTTTTGTACAGGTGAACCGACTTTCTCCGCTGTTAAAAAGTAGAGTAGTGCTTCTTCATCCGTTGCATTAAGCATTGGTGTACGGCTTGACCATTTTTGAGACTTAACTGCAGAGTTAATTTGGCGTGTTAGCTTAACAGGTGAGCTATAACGAGACATTACCTTAAAGATTCTTTGAGAGTAATCATCTTTCATCTCAGACAGAACAAAATTGAAACCAGCATCAGATAGATTCTTATTCACGCACGGTGCACATGAAAGTATACCGCTCTTATTATAACCATAACGTTGCGACAGGTAGACAAAGTTATTGATTGCATTCTTAATTTCTTCAGCTGTAGCAGACTCTTTTGAAAAGACTTCTTCTACTCTCTGAAAGCGGGCCTTATCTTGAGATCCAGAAACCATCATCTTTAATGTATTCATACTAAAGTCTTCTTTCTTTCCAGTATGAGAAAGATCTTTCATTGCTAATTCAATATTGTTGGCAACTACAGACCTTACTTCTTGATCTGCGATTCCACTTTTTACTAAAAGCTCATCTAGGCCGTGACCTGCTGACTTAAATACACTGAATACCGAACCAAATGACAATTGACTCGTAAGCATTAGGAATACTATTTTTGATGATAATTTCATTCAAACCCTCTTCTGATAATTTCTTAAGTAAAATATCGGCTAAATTTGATCAAATATTTAGTAAGGAGCTGTGTGTTACGAGTGTGAATCCTTGAAATATCAAGGAAATCAGGATGTTATGAAGATGAACAATTCTTGAATTAAGATATTCACTTGGGTACAATGACGCCTCACTTTGGGGAACATATTATGGTAAACTTATTTAAAGTATTAGTTTTATCTACTTTTTTACTACCAAATCTGGCATTGGCAAGTATCGATGGAGCGACAGAATCTGAGATTGAAACTTGTCGCCGTCTAAGAATTTTTCTTGCTGGAGCTGTTGGTGAAGTAGAATGCCAAACTGAATATCAGATCTACTCTAAGTTTGTCGGGAACTACGATCGCCAGAGAGTAAAAAATGAATCAAAGAATGTTCGTATTGGTGCCTTTAATTTATTTAAGCCAGGTGCTACTCAGACAGAATACAAAGATCATCAATTAGTTGCTGAAGTAGTTAATCACTGGGATGTTGTTGCAGCAATTGAGCTTACTTCAAACAACGGACTAAGCAAGAGGCACAATGACGCAATCGTTGAGTACTATACAAATCGTCTAACTGAAATTGAAACAACTAGTACTGACTTAAATTCTTTAACAACACGAAATGAATTGGCCCTTATTCGTGAGCAATACGATTTTCCAGGATATATTCTTCTTCTTAAAGAACTACAAAAGCTAGACCCTTCTTGGTCGCTTGTTCTATCTGGTAAGCAAGAGGGAAGTGAGAACGCAACAGTAAAGGAACTTACAGGTTTCTACTATAGAAGTAGTGTTGTGAGTCTAAAGAAGACTAACTACTGTCGTGATCGTTATGGAAGAAGTGGTAAATTTGGTTGTCTTCCTGTTTTAGATGAGAAGACTTTTGGCCGTGATGTTGATGGGCTATTTTCTAGAAGGCCATTTATTTCTACATTTGAATCAGGAGAGTTTGATTTTACTCTTCTTGCAACACACGTTATTCATAATGCTCCTTCAGACGAAGATCTTCAGAAAAAAATTCTTAAAAATGTTTATGGTGTTGAAGACTATAAAGATATTGGGCCAGGTGTTACTCAACTGAAGTATGCTCGTTTCGCCGAAGTTAGATTAATGGCCGAGTTTGTCGACTATCTAAGAAAGTCATACTACGAACAAGACTATATTATTCTGGGTGACTTTAATTTAGAGAGTTCAAATAATTACTGGGAAACTTTCTTTAAAGACTTTAGTAATCTAGAGATTAAAATTGAAGGTGCAACTTCAATGGCCGTTGGAAAGAGCCTTTCAGATGGAACAATTACTCATGGGACAAAGAGTAATTATGATCATTTTCTTTTTGATCCTAGTGAAACAACTAACTGCCAAGGTGACGGTTCTGCTAAAATCTTTAATTTTATTGAAGGAGATTTTTCTCGTCTGATTAACAGAAGATACCTTGTACGTTCAAATGCCATGTATTATTCAACGACAAGAGAGAAAGAGATGTACCGCTTAAAAGCTGGTGGCCGTGAAAAAGTAGAATCACTTGTAAGCAATTATGTACGCTCTATTGAAAATAAAATGACGGTAAAGAGTGGTCAGCTTGTGAAGAGATTTGATATCGAAGAAAGCAAGCAAGAGTTCTACGATCGTGTGATCGACTCTCAATTATTTGATAAGACTTATTATAGCTATCTAAAAGAGGTAATAAGTGACCATTTACCAATCTATATGAATTGTTCAAATCAATACGACAACGACTAGTTTTATCAGTGCCTAGGCATTGATCGAATTTGGGAAACAACGAACATAGAAAGCCTCCGAATGGAGGCTTTCTATTATCTAAGTGCTTAATAATACGTGTTTTCTGACTGTGTTTTTCTTGAACGGCCTATGAAATATGTTCACAATAGAAGATATTTACCCGCAGGAGCTCTAAAATCTAAATATTAATCAACTTAATGAAAGGTTTTAATATGATCAGAGCAAAAGAGCTTATTTGTTTTACGGCAATCCTTATGGGGGTTACTTCTTGTCAAAATGATAGTGTAACTATTGAACAATTAGTGGAAGCCAGTAGTAGTAATATTGTTATTGGTAATGAAGATCGTAGATTAAGTGCTGATAACTTAAATAAAGTTTTTTACCAAAAAGTAGGTCAGTTAAGAACAGATATCACATTTTCTAATTCAGGTCTTAAGAAGACTTCAACATGTAGTGCTGCTCTTGTGAATAAAAGTTTCATCATTACAGCAGCTCATTGTGTTTATCTTGGAAAGACAAATGAATTACATAAGAACACTTTCTTTTATCCTGGAATCGATGGTTTCAACAACGCTGATAAGGGACGTTATCCTGTTATTCGTGTTTACCACCCAGATAACTACGATAATATGCGCCCTTATTCAACAAATGATATCGCAATTGTTGAGCTTGGAGCTGCTAGTGATGGATCTCTTGCTGGAAGCAAGGTAGGGACTAGTGGCATTTCGGGCAAAGAATATTTTCCTGAAGGTGAAACTTTATTAATTGGCTACCCTGGAGATAAGCCAGACGCAAGACAGTTTTTTGAAACAGGTTGTGAAGTTGATATTGAGGTTGAAAACAAACTTGTTATGGATTGTGATGTTTTTAGCGGACAAAGTGGTTCACCTATTTTTGTCTATAATGCTAAGTACGATAATTTCTATATTCATGGTGTTGTTACAAGTGAAAGTACTATGTACAAAGAAAATTACGGAAGCTTTATTTCAAAAGAACGATATAAAATCTTTAATAGTATTTTTGAAGGAAAGTTTTCAACAGAAAATGAATTTGAGGAGCAGTGGGTAACAAAGAAAATAGAGCAAGATCAACTTGTACGAATTATTGTAAAGAATACTTGTCATAATAACGAAGCAAGAGTTGCTTTAAATTTCAAAAATCTTGATGATGAGTGGGTAAAGAAAGGTTTCTATAGTGTTGGTGCTGGAGAGAGAAGAGAGCTTGCTGTAAGTCGAAATGGTGTCTTCTATTTAGCAGCAAAAAATAGAAGTTGGAAATCGATCATTAGTGGCCCACATTCATATGAGCTACCAAGAAGTGGATCGCAAAAATTCAAAAAATATTCAGTAAATAAGTATGGGGACTATGTCGTAAACGTTCCGTGTTATTAATTTCATTTGATTAAAATTTAAGCCGAAGTTGGCCATCGCAGGCGAGCGCTATATTGCTCAGATTATCAAGTACATATGAAGTTGTGGAAAATACCATTGCTCCAGAGGCAACAGTGAGCTGCGACTCCTGCCTTTCTCTGACATACAATTCATCCTTAACATAAAAGCCTGCATAAACGCAGGCTTGTTGAAATTGTTTT contains:
- a CDS encoding BamA/TamA family outer membrane protein encodes the protein MRILLLVLILLHSMTFAQKVQRNVKATPALDDKQFVIVPGPSYMPSTKLGVDLIGMYLFDANGGKYKNSLKPVPPSIIGAFGKITTNGTAMGAIGAKLHLGEDKWRLTAGYIEGNILSQMFQADLERFLDTSNKIRAVIVNVNRRVWKSLFIGGGIIWNEVIFKADINPANYATNTGLKFNLFYDTRDNTFSPTSGFYFNTRTNFYRENLGGDDNITTLEATFSRYISLAGNSNHLFSWLLDSSFNLGDTNPNYNYNYGSRGPRGYTGKVYEGANMIRVEGEYKHYFESIMEGKLGVAGFAGVGFAFGGESRVGNEIPADIFEADPLAHIGTGVRYKVLPKQNLNSRIDIAYGREKEFTMYFALNEAI
- a CDS encoding endonuclease/exonuclease/phosphatase, which produces MVNLFKVLVLSTFLLPNLALASIDGATESEIETCRRLRIFLAGAVGEVECQTEYQIYSKFVGNYDRQRVKNESKNVRIGAFNLFKPGATQTEYKDHQLVAEVVNHWDVVAAIELTSNNGLSKRHNDAIVEYYTNRLTEIETTSTDLNSLTTRNELALIREQYDFPGYILLLKELQKLDPSWSLVLSGKQEGSENATVKELTGFYYRSSVVSLKKTNYCRDRYGRSGKFGCLPVLDEKTFGRDVDGLFSRRPFISTFESGEFDFTLLATHVIHNAPSDEDLQKKILKNVYGVEDYKDIGPGVTQLKYARFAEVRLMAEFVDYLRKSYYEQDYIILGDFNLESSNNYWETFFKDFSNLEIKIEGATSMAVGKSLSDGTITHGTKSNYDHFLFDPSETTNCQGDGSAKIFNFIEGDFSRLINRRYLVRSNAMYYSTTREKEMYRLKAGGREKVESLVSNYVRSIENKMTVKSGQLVKRFDIEESKQEFYDRVIDSQLFDKTYYSYLKEVISDHLPIYMNCSNQYDND
- a CDS encoding long-chain-fatty-acid--CoA ligase, which encodes MTKPWLKHYQNGVSEEINPELYTSIPALLDESFAKFADRPSFHCMGKTLTYKEIDHLSKKFASYLQNDLGLKKGDRVAIMMPNILQYPVALFGILRAGMVCVNVNPLYTARELEHQLTDSQSKVIIIFENSASVLAEVVKNTPIEHVLVTQIGDMLKFPKSLLVNFVIKHVKKMVPNWDLPGAKSFLEALDKGDETKFKKPEINSSDLAFLQYTGGTTGVSKGAELIHRNIVANLLQAGEWISPVVKEGEEIIITPLPLYHIFSLTANCFTFSKIGALNVLITNPRDIPGFIKELKKWEFTALTGVNTLFNGLLNNEDFKTVDFSSLKLTLGGGMAVQRAVAERWKEVTKTPLIEAYGLTETSPAACINPLDLKDYNGKIGLPVSSTDVCIKDDDGNTLNVGEVGEICIKGPQVMKGYWGRPEETAKVMTDDGFFKSGDIGIMDEDGFFKIVDRKKDMILVSGFNVYPNEIEEIIVTHPKVFECAAVGVPHEKSGEIVKLFVVKNDQSLTEEELMAFCKENLTGYKRPKIIEFRTELPKSNVGKILRKDLRGQ
- a CDS encoding type I phosphomannose isomerase catalytic subunit — translated: MILKQIPHLVSTVWGGEKLKKYKDPEGSFDGPLGETWEVSTLENGLSLCENKQSLEEALEGKILTYLIKFIDTNKNLSIQVHPDNEYAHIHEDALGKDECWYILDAENNAGIYLGLKDEVTKERLQEAIESGENVNELLNFINVQKGDFFNIPAGSIHAIGEGVTLVEVQQSSGVTYRVWDWNRMGLDGKPRELHVKKAMDVINFKPSANKLEYFQYKNLDSSGLLTSNNYFNARIKVLKAGDESVLSLNGISSIVMLEGTCEIDDTEINEYESAVVKDIESAILKAITDSKVLVVKQI
- a CDS encoding DUF5522 domain-containing protein encodes the protein MTNSYDDSKKDFYINEDGNTVFTKEFHLRRGYCCESGCLHCPFGFNEKVDDDSSSIPLELRKKDLKEEVSDEDLAEYYLKDFE